A genomic region of Caenorhabditis elegans chromosome V contains the following coding sequences:
- the nep-21 gene encoding Neprilysin-21 (Confirmed by transcript evidence) — protein MKPENGAATWHPAKRSCLGRLTTLETLLLVFLGLLITALLSVLFLWLWVLDGYKTFTDGRPIYPLPFENSSVAVDRSAKNHNDVVCTSRECVRLAGFLAENLNSKINPCEDFYEFACGNYGLNKNLPANKPLRHTISDVQSRLNKQVKSMLQSPISANEKPWDKVAKGYYQKCLDEEELESTGVEAMRDIAKRIGGWPTLEGDKWQEWSHSWEEQIALVLNLTGVNAVILEMAVTHDPSNSSRSVIELDQPKWGAGSRYPYLSGANDPMLRNYTTLMKMTAVALGADPAIAEKEMNEAMEFELKLVNFSADDMVRRDPERGNNRFELWQLKSVFPFINFEKYLKTVFKELVALSPNHTVIVREIDYFVGIQHVLQSTPKRVLANYISWRLVQGFSPFLPPSAREPFYQFKANQTGMFNSPPPDRWEDCVTLSVIMMDMPVGRLFVENFFEKERAMKKMTELTSYLKNEFIKQLHVLDWMDEITRRRAISKANMIEYKSGFPMVLFNDTWMEKNWGMIIKPREYLLHLTIRVKLVRFTEELLRLDQPLDRSMWFQSPAQVDAYYAPNNNEMIFPAGIMQFPFLTLGVPNYITYGMVGAVIGHEVSHAFDDQGGQYDEMGNLNDWWDAETEEKFIEKTRCFVRQYENVHVVEADIHLNGQLSLGENIADNGGVKTAFNAYKAWKSNTTGISEPALPGFQNFTSQQMFFLAYANNWCSLVRPKHYIQIILTDVHAPSKYRAMIPLQNRPEFAKAFQCPIGSPMNPERKCQVW, from the exons ATGAAGCCCGAGAATGGTGCAGCGACTTGGCACCCGGCCAAAAG GAGTTGCTTGGGCCGGTTAACAACGCTGGAAACGTTGCTTCTAGTATTTCTTGGTCTCCTTATCACCGCTCTTCTTTCTGTGTTATTTTTATGGTTATGGGTACTTGACGGATACAAAACGTTCACTGATG GTCGACCGATATATCCGTTACCGTTTGAAAATTCGTCAGTTGCAGTCGATCGATCAGCAAAGAATCATAATGACGTGGTATGCACGTCACGAGAGTGTGTACGGCTCGCAggttttttggctgaaaatttgaattcaaag ataaatCCGTGTGAAGATTTTTACGAATTCGCTTGCGGTAACTACGGACTGAACAAAAATCTCCCAGCCAACAAGCCACTTCGTCATACAATTAGCGATGTGCAATCACGACTGAACAAACAGGTCAAATCAATGCTTCAATCGCCGATTTCCGCAAATGAAAAACCGTGGGATAAAGTTGCAAAAGGATATTATCAAAAGTGTTTGGATGAGGAAGAATTAGAATCCACTGGAGTTGAGGCAATGCGGGATATTGCAAAGAGGATTGGAGGATGGCCAACTCTAGAAG GAGACAAATGGCAAGAATGGTCCCATTCTTGGGAAGAACAAATTGCTCTGGTACTAAACCTGACTGGGGTGAATGCAGTGATTCTTGAGATGGCTGTGACCCATGATCCATCAAATAGCAGTCGAAGTGTTATTGAATTGGATCAACCAAAATGGGGTGCAGGTTCCCGTTATCCATACCTAAGTGGTGCCAATGATCCGATGCTGCGAAATTATACAACTCTCATGAAAATGACTGCAGTCGCATTGGGAGCTGAtccagcaattgccgaaaaagaaatgaatgagGCTATGGAATTTGAATTGAAGCTAGTGAACTTCTCGGCAGATGATATGGTTCGAAGAGATCCTGAGAGAGGAAATAATCGATTCGAATTGTGGCAATTGAAAAGTGTTTTTCCATTT ATAAACTTCGAAAAGTACCTTAAAACCGTATTCAAGGAGTTGGTGGCGTTGTCTCCAAACCATACAGTGATTGTCAGAGAGATCGATTATTTTGTGGGAATTCAG cACGTGCTCCAATCAACTCCAAAACGTGTTCTGGCCAACTACATCTCATGGCGTTTGGTCCAAG GTTTCTCACCATTTTTGCCACCATCTGCACGTGAGCCATTCTATCAATTCAAAGCAAATCAAACTGGAATGTTCAATAGTCCACCACCAGACAG atgggAGGATTGTGTAACTCTATCAGTAATTATGATGGACATGCCAGTTGGACGACTGTTTgtggaaaactttttcgaaaaggAAAGAGCTATGAAAAAG atgaccGAGCTCACTTCCtatctcaaaaatgaattcatCAAACAACTTCACGTACTCGACTGGATGGACGAGATAACGAGACGTCGTGCAATTTCAAAGGCAAATATGATCGAGTATAAATCAGGATTCCCAATGGTTTTATTCAATGACACTTGGATGGAAAAGAATTGGGGAATGATTATAAAGCCACGCGAATATTTACTTCATCTCACAATTCGTGTAAAATTGGTCAGATTCACAGAAGAGCTTCTCCGTCTTGATCAACCATTGGATAGAAGCATGTGGTTCCAGAGTCCTGCTCAAGTTGATGCATATTATGCTCCAAATAATAATGAAATGA TCTTCCCCGCGGGCATCATGCAATTCCCGTTTCTAACTCTTGGAGTTCCAAACTACATCACTTACGGAATGGTTGGAGCAGTCATTGGACATGAAGTATCTCATGCATTTGATGATCAGGGAGGACAATACGATGAAATGGGGAATTTGAATGATTGGTGGGATGCTGAAACAGAGGAAAAGTTCATCGAGAAAACAAG ATGCTTTGTAAGGCAATATGAGAATGTGCACGTAGTTGAGGCAGATATTCATTTGAACGGTCAACTAAGTCTTGGAGAGAATATTGCTGATAATGGAGGAGTCAAGACAGCTTTTAAC GCGTACAAGGCATGGAAATCAAATACAACAGGAATCAGTGAACCTGCTCTACCAGGATTCCAGAACTTCACCAGTCAACAGATGTTCTTCTTGGCTTATGCAAAT aactggtGTTCATTGGTTCGTCCAAAACATTACATTCAAATAATTCTAACAGACGTGCATGCTCCATCAAAATATCGTGCAATGATTCCACTTCAAAACCGTCCAGAATTCGCGAAAGCGTTCCAATGTCCTATTGGATCCCCGATGAATCCAGAGAGAAAATGCCAAGTTtggtag
- the nep-21 gene encoding Neprilysin-21 (Confirmed by transcript evidence), whose protein sequence is MKPENGAATWHPAKRSCLGRLTTLETLLLVFLGLLITALLSVLFLWLWVLDGYKTFTDGRPIYPLPFENSSVAVDRSAKNHNDVVCTSRECVRLAGFLAENLNSKINPCEDFYEFACGNYGLNKNLPANKPLRHTISDVQSRLNKQVKSMLQSPISANEKPWDKVAKGYYQKCLDEEELESTGVEAMRDIAKRIGGWPTLEGDKWQEWSHSWEEQIALVLNLTGVNAVILEMAVTHDPSNSSRSVIELDQPKWGAGSRYPYLSGANDPMLRNYTTLMKMTAVALGADPAIAEKEMNEAMEFELKLVNFSADDMVRRDPERGNNRFELWQLKSVFPFINFEKYLKTVFKELVALSPNHTVIVREIDYFVGIQHVLQSTPKRVLANYISWRLVQGGPTGDYFSFSPFLPPSAREPFYQFKANQTGMFNSPPPDRWEDCVTLSVIMMDMPVGRLFVENFFEKERAMKKMTELTSYLKNEFIKQLHVLDWMDEITRRRAISKANMIEYKSGFPMVLFNDTWMEKNWGMIIKPREYLLHLTIRVKLVRFTEELLRLDQPLDRSMWFQSPAQVDAYYAPNNNEMIFPAGIMQFPFLTLGVPNYITYGMVGAVIGHEVSHAFDDQGGQYDEMGNLNDWWDAETEEKFIEKTRCFVRQYENVHVVEADIHLNGQLSLGENIADNGGVKTAFNAYKAWKSNTTGISEPALPGFQNFTSQQMFFLAYANNWCSLVRPKHYIQIILTDVHAPSKYRAMIPLQNRPEFAKAFQCPIGSPMNPERKCQVW, encoded by the exons ATGAAGCCCGAGAATGGTGCAGCGACTTGGCACCCGGCCAAAAG GAGTTGCTTGGGCCGGTTAACAACGCTGGAAACGTTGCTTCTAGTATTTCTTGGTCTCCTTATCACCGCTCTTCTTTCTGTGTTATTTTTATGGTTATGGGTACTTGACGGATACAAAACGTTCACTGATG GTCGACCGATATATCCGTTACCGTTTGAAAATTCGTCAGTTGCAGTCGATCGATCAGCAAAGAATCATAATGACGTGGTATGCACGTCACGAGAGTGTGTACGGCTCGCAggttttttggctgaaaatttgaattcaaag ataaatCCGTGTGAAGATTTTTACGAATTCGCTTGCGGTAACTACGGACTGAACAAAAATCTCCCAGCCAACAAGCCACTTCGTCATACAATTAGCGATGTGCAATCACGACTGAACAAACAGGTCAAATCAATGCTTCAATCGCCGATTTCCGCAAATGAAAAACCGTGGGATAAAGTTGCAAAAGGATATTATCAAAAGTGTTTGGATGAGGAAGAATTAGAATCCACTGGAGTTGAGGCAATGCGGGATATTGCAAAGAGGATTGGAGGATGGCCAACTCTAGAAG GAGACAAATGGCAAGAATGGTCCCATTCTTGGGAAGAACAAATTGCTCTGGTACTAAACCTGACTGGGGTGAATGCAGTGATTCTTGAGATGGCTGTGACCCATGATCCATCAAATAGCAGTCGAAGTGTTATTGAATTGGATCAACCAAAATGGGGTGCAGGTTCCCGTTATCCATACCTAAGTGGTGCCAATGATCCGATGCTGCGAAATTATACAACTCTCATGAAAATGACTGCAGTCGCATTGGGAGCTGAtccagcaattgccgaaaaagaaatgaatgagGCTATGGAATTTGAATTGAAGCTAGTGAACTTCTCGGCAGATGATATGGTTCGAAGAGATCCTGAGAGAGGAAATAATCGATTCGAATTGTGGCAATTGAAAAGTGTTTTTCCATTT ATAAACTTCGAAAAGTACCTTAAAACCGTATTCAAGGAGTTGGTGGCGTTGTCTCCAAACCATACAGTGATTGTCAGAGAGATCGATTATTTTGTGGGAATTCAG cACGTGCTCCAATCAACTCCAAAACGTGTTCTGGCCAACTACATCTCATGGCGTTTGGTCCAAGGTGGGCCGACCGGAGACTATTTCA GTTTCTCACCATTTTTGCCACCATCTGCACGTGAGCCATTCTATCAATTCAAAGCAAATCAAACTGGAATGTTCAATAGTCCACCACCAGACAG atgggAGGATTGTGTAACTCTATCAGTAATTATGATGGACATGCCAGTTGGACGACTGTTTgtggaaaactttttcgaaaaggAAAGAGCTATGAAAAAG atgaccGAGCTCACTTCCtatctcaaaaatgaattcatCAAACAACTTCACGTACTCGACTGGATGGACGAGATAACGAGACGTCGTGCAATTTCAAAGGCAAATATGATCGAGTATAAATCAGGATTCCCAATGGTTTTATTCAATGACACTTGGATGGAAAAGAATTGGGGAATGATTATAAAGCCACGCGAATATTTACTTCATCTCACAATTCGTGTAAAATTGGTCAGATTCACAGAAGAGCTTCTCCGTCTTGATCAACCATTGGATAGAAGCATGTGGTTCCAGAGTCCTGCTCAAGTTGATGCATATTATGCTCCAAATAATAATGAAATGA TCTTCCCCGCGGGCATCATGCAATTCCCGTTTCTAACTCTTGGAGTTCCAAACTACATCACTTACGGAATGGTTGGAGCAGTCATTGGACATGAAGTATCTCATGCATTTGATGATCAGGGAGGACAATACGATGAAATGGGGAATTTGAATGATTGGTGGGATGCTGAAACAGAGGAAAAGTTCATCGAGAAAACAAG ATGCTTTGTAAGGCAATATGAGAATGTGCACGTAGTTGAGGCAGATATTCATTTGAACGGTCAACTAAGTCTTGGAGAGAATATTGCTGATAATGGAGGAGTCAAGACAGCTTTTAAC GCGTACAAGGCATGGAAATCAAATACAACAGGAATCAGTGAACCTGCTCTACCAGGATTCCAGAACTTCACCAGTCAACAGATGTTCTTCTTGGCTTATGCAAAT aactggtGTTCATTGGTTCGTCCAAAACATTACATTCAAATAATTCTAACAGACGTGCATGCTCCATCAAAATATCGTGCAATGATTCCACTTCAAAACCGTCCAGAATTCGCGAAAGCGTTCCAATGTCCTATTGGATCCCCGATGAATCCAGAGAGAAAATGCCAAGTTtggtag